CGAGACAACTAGCTGGTAGTTGAAGTCAGCCAAGCGCTGCCAACTTAATGCAGTGTGATATATCGATAGCACTGGTTCGATAGTTGTTACTTTGGCGCCCAACACTTACTCGTTTGAAATCATTGTGATCCAAGCGCAGCGAATTCAATGCACTCATGTTCATGAAAATTTGCTCAGGCAATTCTGTCCAGCTGCAGTTGGAGCAGCTAAAATCAGTTAAGCTTGGCTGATTCAGTATAGAGCCATCAGTGCGCTGTGCAATGGTATTGTTGCTTAGATCCAACAATGCCAAATCTGTGGCGTCCGCAAAAGTATCCGGgtcaattttattcaaatggTTGTTGGCCAGACGCAGGCGGCGCAAACGTGTTAAGCCCACAAATGCCTAAAACAGTGAATGAGtttataaagtaattaaattgctttatatgtGTTTTGCGTTTACCTCCTTGTCAAGTCGTTTGATCAAATTGTGATTCAAGTTGATTTCAACTACTTTAGACATGTTGGCAAAATCCTCAGCACGCAGCTCGCTAATAGAATTATGGCTTAAATCAATGATGGCTGCCATTTTGGGCAGATCAAGGGGCACTTGAGTCAGCTGGGCATTAGTGCATTGTATGAACTTGAAATCCTCCAAGCAGAGGCAGTTGCGCGGGCAGCTGGGATCCAAAATATGGCTGCTGCGACGGGGAATGCCTGTAAGATAATGAAAAATAGtgaattacatttatattaaaaactattttgaaGACTTACTGAAAATAGGACgatatgttgttgttgatgttgatgatgtaATTGGTCCATTTGTTAGTTTCGTAGTTATGTCAAAAGTATTCGGCTTGAAAGCAACATCTTCATTACCCACATACTCATCATCATTATAGTCATCATAATCTTCGCCGGCATTGTTGCTAACACTGCTGCCAACTGTCTTATCTGTGGGCGCACTATTCGTATGACTTATGctgaaaaacaataaacaagaaaataaaaatttactgAGAATGTAACCTAGTTACTTTTTGGACTATTAGCTACTTAAGTAGCTTGATTAGCAGTTGCTTATGCTTGGCAAAATGTCGCTAGATTACATCATAGATGCTAACACGCCTAGTAATTTGTCCTGAAACGACACTTGACCCATTTCGACATGACATGTCAAGCTACAGTAAGGTCTAACTATAGCTGGCGTATGTATAAAGCGGCTTTATTTGAGAACTtgtagttattattattttttttaagttttcgCTTTATCATtattcgcttttgtttgtgttttgtttttgcttttttgagGCCGCATGAATGAAAAAACGGGGCGGGAAACCTGTTTACGTCATGGCTACAACGTCTACCTGGCcggttttgctttgttttgttgcttttcgtCTTCGGCTACTACTTTTCATACTTTTGCCATATTCATGCTTACTCTTACTTTCGTTTTGTAGTTGGCGTTGTCTGTATCCCAGTCAAGTCGCTTCTTGGCTAATTCTGAATTCTTCATTAGT
The DNA window shown above is from Drosophila busckii strain San Diego stock center, stock number 13000-0081.31 chromosome 3L, ASM1175060v1, whole genome shotgun sequence and carries:
- the LOC108599663 gene encoding leucine-rich repeat and transmembrane domain-containing protein 2 — protein: MHVYYKFGLLLIFLLSVSISHTNSAPTDKTVGSSVSNNAGEDYDDYNDDEYVGNEDVAFKPNTFDITTKLTNGPITSSTSTTTYRPIFSIPRRSSHILDPSCPRNCLCLEDFKFIQCTNAQLTQVPLDLPKMAAIIDLSHNSISELRAEDFANMSKVVEINLNHNLIKRLDKEAFVGLTRLRRLRLANNHLNKIDPDTFADATDLALLDLSNNTIAQRTDGSILNQPSLTDFSCSNCSWTELPEQIFMNMSALNSLRLDHNDFKRQINTRAFTPLKYIIKLKLPELEQENIEELCNLLKSIDNISFKHFDVSCFELVLGTSFNESLITATDPPFKRVTGLPSTVKPAAVTPPRSANRNRNSKMSNETVVKAGVMTESLGTTNANKTSGKEEPYQVPISQDTINILLFCIMGVAVVGIIIGLIFRKDVGGIKTKCCRTSKPKEPMDQIHPTEEIPLNKLA